One window of Terriglobia bacterium genomic DNA carries:
- a CDS encoding glutamine synthetase family protein, producing the protein MANELRNFLALSYDELEDMNLQAKEQRKNRVAMHKIQEGRLKYLTDEKRIKAVTVLFSDLEGRLHMLDYDKKFLLKSWDNLTFDGSSIRGFTAQRESDLRLGLDWSSFYWAPSDVFGSGKVLVFGDVIDKGGTPYSADIRGNLKVFAAEMHQKEGYTLNAANEIEGFLFQGSDAERRYHETNKFEYVNTGGYYHSLPGDPLRTFIDTTAEVQRAMGFQNEKDHPEVAPSQFEINYSYGEVVAAADQIQLYKLICRQVATRMGLTASFLPKPVVGVNGNGMHTNVSISKDGKNLFWDPKGEEKLSKLGWAFVDRILTHGNDICLMLNASVNAYRRLDPHFEAPNQIKASAVDRGSMVRIPIGNEKSMRVEVRSVAPDANPYMVMMAVFKTGIAGETSKIKNLRQAERYLPDNIYTAMENFRSSNWTSKLMGGEDVKTRYADLKQASADRCPRLLGTFVKSPEVQYHHDVYNQFLWNMF; encoded by the coding sequence ATGGCAAACGAACTGCGCAATTTTCTCGCTCTCTCCTATGACGAACTGGAAGACATGAATCTGCAGGCGAAGGAGCAGCGCAAAAACCGCGTTGCCATGCACAAAATCCAGGAAGGCCGGCTGAAATACCTGACCGATGAGAAGCGCATTAAGGCCGTCACCGTGCTTTTCAGCGATCTTGAAGGCCGCCTGCACATGCTGGATTATGACAAGAAATTCCTTCTTAAAAGCTGGGACAACCTGACTTTTGACGGGTCGTCCATTCGCGGTTTTACAGCACAGCGTGAAAGCGATCTTCGCCTTGGTCTGGACTGGAGCTCGTTTTACTGGGCGCCGTCAGACGTTTTTGGTTCCGGCAAAGTCCTGGTCTTTGGCGATGTCATCGATAAAGGCGGCACGCCGTACAGCGCCGACATTCGCGGCAATCTTAAAGTCTTTGCCGCCGAAATGCACCAGAAAGAGGGCTACACGCTCAACGCCGCCAATGAAATTGAAGGCTTCCTCTTTCAGGGCTCTGACGCCGAGCGTCGCTACCATGAGACCAACAAGTTCGAGTACGTGAACACCGGCGGCTACTATCATTCTCTGCCCGGCGATCCGCTGCGCACGTTCATTGACACCACGGCTGAAGTGCAGCGCGCCATGGGCTTCCAGAATGAGAAAGACCATCCTGAGGTGGCCCCCTCGCAATTTGAAATCAACTACAGCTATGGTGAAGTTGTGGCCGCTGCCGATCAGATACAGCTTTATAAGCTGATCTGCCGCCAGGTCGCCACCCGCATGGGCCTCACGGCTTCATTCCTGCCCAAACCGGTCGTCGGCGTCAATGGAAACGGCATGCACACCAACGTTTCCATCAGCAAAGACGGGAAAAATCTTTTCTGGGACCCCAAGGGCGAAGAGAAGTTAAGCAAGCTCGGTTGGGCTTTCGTAGACCGCATTCTTACGCACGGCAATGACATTTGCCTGATGCTCAATGCCAGCGTGAACGCCTATCGCCGGCTTGATCCGCACTTTGAAGCGCCGAACCAAATCAAGGCTTCGGCGGTCGATCGCGGCTCCATGGTGCGCATCCCGATCGGAAACGAGAAGAGCATGCGCGTTGAAGTACGTTCCGTCGCGCCGGACGCCAATCCTTACATGGTGATGATGGCCGTTTTCAAGACCGGAATCGCGGGCGAAACGTCCAAGATCAAAAACCTGCGCCAGGCCGAGCGTTACCTGCCGGACAACATTTATACGGCCATGGAAAACTTTCGCTCGTCCAATTGGACCAGCAAACTGATGGGCGGTGAAGACGTGAAGACGCGCTACGCAGACCTGAAGCAGGCTTCAGCCGACCGTTGCCCGCGACTGTTAGGAACGTTTGTGAAATCTCCGGAAGTGCAGTACCACCACGACGTTTACAACCAGTTTTTGTGGAACATGTTCTAG
- a CDS encoding sulfurtransferase, whose product MFRRLILAALTMMHAPSVTAQNNAAPKLRPEMLVTTAWLAENLSEPDVVVLCVNSTPEFYSKGHIPGARQIKLEDIAVTRDGIPTELPPVETLKHVFEAAGVSNSSRVVLYGERSNLFAARAYFTLDYLGIAARVALLDGGLEKWTAERRPLSTEMPQSKTGTLVISPRPEILVDTKTVRDLSQKKPGSVTLLDARPTKEFTGEQLSEDVAKAGHIPGAKGLFWMDMLVSRQNPVLKPEAELRRMYEQAHAAAGQPLVTYCRTGMQSSFDYFVAKYLGYDPSMYDASFFEWSKNGLPVETSAKHP is encoded by the coding sequence ATGTTTAGAAGACTTATTCTCGCGGCGCTCACGATGATGCACGCGCCATCTGTGACAGCCCAGAACAATGCGGCGCCGAAATTGCGGCCTGAAATGCTGGTCACTACCGCATGGCTGGCAGAAAACTTGAGTGAGCCGGACGTAGTCGTACTTTGCGTCAATTCCACACCGGAGTTTTATTCCAAAGGACACATCCCCGGCGCAAGACAGATTAAGCTGGAGGACATTGCGGTAACACGCGACGGCATCCCCACCGAACTGCCACCAGTGGAGACGTTGAAACACGTTTTTGAAGCAGCCGGGGTCAGCAACTCGTCGCGGGTAGTTTTATACGGGGAACGCTCCAATCTGTTCGCGGCGCGAGCGTACTTTACTCTCGACTATCTGGGTATCGCGGCGCGCGTTGCGCTTCTGGATGGCGGCTTGGAGAAGTGGACTGCGGAACGACGGCCACTATCAACGGAAATGCCGCAGTCGAAAACCGGAACGCTTGTGATTTCACCGCGGCCGGAAATTCTGGTGGATACAAAAACCGTGCGCGACCTTTCACAAAAGAAGCCGGGAAGCGTGACCCTGCTGGACGCTCGGCCAACAAAAGAGTTTACCGGGGAGCAACTCTCAGAGGATGTTGCCAAAGCCGGACACATTCCCGGAGCAAAAGGCCTGTTTTGGATGGACATGCTCGTAAGCCGCCAGAATCCTGTGCTGAAGCCGGAAGCAGAATTGCGGCGTATGTATGAACAAGCCCACGCCGCAGCAGGCCAGCCTCTGGTTACCTATTGCCGAACAGGCATGCAATCTTCCTTCGATTACTTTGTGGCGAAATATCTTGGTTACGATCCCAGCATGTATGACGCTTCATTTTTTGAATGGAGCAAAAACGGTTTGCCGGTAGAAACCTCTGCTAAGCATCCATAG
- a CDS encoding methyltransferase domain-containing protein — protein MAVAARMRHNSNVTAPRENSDWNSFGRANASQKWRRQSAAMGNDMTRAIVAAAQVQPGMRVLDIACGTGEPSISLASDLAGGGEVVGIDISPAPLKIAAERATQRSLSNVTFQQADAHHLPFADNTFDRITSRLGVMFFSDLPHALGEMRRVLQPAGKAILLVWGPMEQPYFQTTIGTVLRMLPGVVVPESGRKMFALGNKGVLSQALRQSGFSQAKEEMITVPWTWMGTPEEVWEYFQDVAVPFASLIQSIPADRRPEIDAAVLKAISQYYDGTSIKFTATVNIAVAVK, from the coding sequence ATGGCTGTTGCGGCCAGGATGCGACATAATAGCAATGTGACCGCGCCCCGAGAGAACTCAGACTGGAACAGCTTTGGCCGTGCCAACGCAAGCCAGAAATGGCGTCGCCAGTCGGCAGCCATGGGCAATGACATGACCCGCGCTATTGTGGCAGCAGCGCAGGTTCAACCAGGCATGCGCGTGCTCGATATTGCCTGCGGCACCGGTGAGCCGTCGATATCGTTAGCCAGCGACCTGGCTGGCGGGGGAGAAGTTGTCGGCATAGATATTTCCCCGGCGCCGCTCAAAATTGCTGCAGAGCGCGCCACACAGCGCAGCCTGTCCAACGTCACCTTCCAGCAGGCGGATGCTCATCATCTACCATTTGCTGACAACACCTTTGATCGCATTACGTCGCGTCTGGGCGTCATGTTTTTTTCTGACCTGCCGCACGCATTAGGCGAAATGCGTCGCGTCCTTCAGCCCGCGGGCAAGGCCATCCTGCTAGTCTGGGGACCCATGGAGCAGCCTTATTTTCAAACGACCATCGGCACAGTATTGCGTATGCTGCCCGGCGTTGTCGTGCCGGAATCAGGACGAAAAATGTTTGCCCTGGGGAACAAAGGCGTGCTGTCACAAGCGCTGCGGCAGTCTGGCTTTTCGCAGGCGAAGGAAGAAATGATAACGGTACCCTGGACCTGGATGGGCACGCCGGAAGAAGTCTGGGAATATTTTCAGGATGTGGCTGTACCGTTCGCATCTTTGATCCAGTCCATCCCGGCGGACCGGCGCCCGGAAATCGACGCAGCGGTGCTGAAGGCAATCAGCCAATACTACGATGGCACAAGCATAAAATTTACGGCGACGGTAAACATCGCCGTCGCCGTGAAGTAA
- a CDS encoding sulfurtransferase, with protein MINKLFRSLGLCVVALGVFSPTAYATSGDGAVHPEMIVSAKWLSEHLNDPKVIVLHVADKRSEYDKGHIPGARLLALEDFIEGEDAELAAMEKLKDTFEKLGVNNDSRVVVYTTAWYPMAGRAYYTLDYLGHGEHTALLDGGLDEWRKENRQLSKDAPKITRGDFTPHVHSEVRAMMEEVKKLSEQPTKTTVLVDSRPDKRYTDGHIAGAVHIYWQETLVDAKNNPVFLPPDKLKALFVARGIMPGQKLVTYCEIGLQASHNYFIAKYLGYDAAMFDGSIHEWSHMSKLPLVVGTSLR; from the coding sequence ATGATCAACAAATTGTTTCGCAGCCTCGGCCTATGTGTTGTGGCCCTTGGAGTATTTTCCCCAACCGCGTATGCAACATCTGGCGATGGAGCAGTCCATCCGGAGATGATCGTTTCAGCAAAGTGGCTGAGCGAGCACCTCAATGATCCTAAAGTGATCGTCCTGCATGTCGCTGACAAGCGCTCAGAATATGATAAAGGCCATATTCCCGGCGCTCGCTTGCTGGCGCTGGAAGACTTTATTGAAGGCGAGGATGCCGAACTTGCTGCGATGGAAAAGCTCAAAGATACTTTTGAAAAGCTGGGCGTAAACAATGACTCGCGTGTGGTGGTCTATACCACGGCCTGGTATCCGATGGCCGGACGCGCTTACTACACCCTGGATTATCTGGGCCACGGCGAGCATACGGCGCTGCTGGATGGCGGCCTGGATGAATGGCGCAAGGAAAATCGGCAGCTCTCTAAGGATGCGCCGAAAATTACCAGGGGCGATTTCACTCCACATGTTCACTCTGAAGTTCGCGCCATGATGGAAGAAGTAAAGAAACTCTCTGAGCAACCAACAAAGACCACTGTTCTGGTGGATTCGAGGCCCGACAAGCGCTATACCGACGGGCATATCGCGGGAGCGGTGCATATTTACTGGCAGGAAACGCTGGTCGACGCCAAGAACAATCCTGTCTTTTTGCCGCCAGACAAGCTGAAAGCGCTCTTTGTCGCCAGAGGCATTATGCCGGGACAGAAACTGGTTACATACTGCGAGATCGGCTTGCAAGCTTCGCATAATTATTTCATCGCCAAATATTTGGGTTATGACGCAGCCATGTTTGACGGATCGATTCATGAGTGGAGTCATATGAGCAAGCTGCCGCTGGTGGTGGGCACGTCATTGCGCTAG
- a CDS encoding sulfurtransferase: MIRKLLQCGVGVAIVLIALSSSVPAKPADGAVHPEMIVSAKWLSEHLNDPKVVVLEVAASMGPQRASYDAGHIPGARLLLGEDFVQGRDAKLPSPEKLKETFEKLGVSNDSRVVVYATDWYPMAARAYYTLDYMGHGDHTALLDGGMVEWKAEKRPLETTEPKVARGTFTPHVHPEVLAMMDDVKKISAQDQKSELLVDSRPEKRYADGHIAGAVDLYWAETVVDENKKPVLLPPDKLKELFASRGIKSGQKLVTYCEVGMQASHNYFIARYLGYDAAVYDGSIHQWKDVNNQPLVQGKSLR, translated from the coding sequence ATGATCCGAAAATTGCTTCAATGTGGAGTCGGGGTTGCTATTGTCCTTATAGCCCTTTCTTCTTCCGTCCCGGCCAAGCCTGCCGATGGAGCAGTTCATCCGGAAATGATCGTTTCAGCCAAGTGGCTAAGCGAGCACCTGAATGATCCAAAAGTTGTTGTGCTGGAAGTGGCCGCATCCATGGGACCACAACGCGCCAGCTACGATGCGGGCCACATTCCCGGCGCACGCTTGCTGCTAGGCGAGGACTTTGTGCAAGGCCGAGATGCCAAGCTGCCGTCTCCGGAAAAACTCAAAGAGACATTTGAGAAGCTGGGTGTCAGCAACGATTCGCGCGTGGTGGTTTACGCCACCGATTGGTATCCCATGGCCGCCCGCGCATACTACACGCTGGACTACATGGGGCATGGCGATCACACGGCACTGCTCGACGGCGGCATGGTTGAGTGGAAAGCGGAAAAGCGTCCGTTGGAAACGACGGAACCCAAGGTCGCGCGCGGCACCTTTACCCCGCATGTTCACCCTGAAGTTCTCGCCATGATGGATGACGTGAAAAAAATCTCCGCGCAAGATCAAAAATCTGAGTTGCTGGTGGACTCGCGGCCGGAGAAGCGCTATGCCGATGGCCATATTGCAGGCGCTGTAGACCTTTATTGGGCGGAGACCGTTGTAGATGAGAACAAGAAGCCGGTGTTGTTGCCCCCGGATAAATTGAAAGAGCTCTTTGCTTCGCGCGGCATTAAGTCTGGGCAAAAGCTGGTGACCTATTGCGAGGTCGGGATGCAGGCATCGCATAACTATTTCATCGCCAGGTATCTGGGCTATGACGCGGCGGTGTATGACGGCTCGATTCATCAATGGAAGGATGTAAACAACCAGCCACTGGTGCAGGGTAAGTCGCTGCGCTGA
- a CDS encoding rubrerythrin, which translates to MTEKNLAEHAISARSRTNLLEAMRGEAFAFAKYKLFAKHARANGGNELADLFDKTADQEYMEHFTEQADLLQLVGTDEQDVTDAIAGESFEVDTLYKRFAEEAREDGDEQVAHRFEEIRRDETFHQLAFQEALIKIQTRQRAMKGAMRSSSKAHDF; encoded by the coding sequence ATGACAGAGAAAAATCTTGCTGAGCACGCTATCTCCGCCCGTAGCCGTACAAACCTGCTGGAAGCCATGCGGGGTGAAGCTTTTGCTTTTGCCAAATACAAACTCTTTGCCAAACATGCACGCGCCAACGGCGGCAACGAATTGGCCGACCTGTTCGATAAGACCGCAGACCAGGAATACATGGAGCACTTCACCGAGCAGGCAGACCTGCTGCAACTTGTGGGGACCGACGAACAGGATGTGACGGACGCAATCGCCGGAGAATCTTTTGAAGTGGATACGCTTTATAAGCGTTTTGCCGAAGAAGCCCGCGAAGACGGCGATGAGCAGGTGGCGCACCGCTTTGAAGAAATACGCCGCGACGAAACTTTCCATCAACTGGCCTTCCAGGAGGCACTCATCAAGATACAGACGCGGCAAAGGGCCATGAAGGGCGCAATGCGCTCCAGTTCAAAGGCGCACGACTTTTAG
- a CDS encoding DUF4197 domain-containing protein: MKKRAAILLLVAGLLSAWAWAQSPLDDLRKRAEEALGKKSGPTDERIAAGLKEALSVSTRRAVASTGRVDGFLKNAAIKILLPEKLRNVGKGMRLMGMGRQVDALEIGMNRAAEQAAPAAKQIFIDAVSKMTIADARQILSGGDTAATEYFKTASTEQLTAAFSPIVHQAMENVGVVRQYNQLMQNPIAARVADSEGFNIDQYVVGKTMDGLFYVMGEEERKIRKDPAAQTTALLREIFGKKQNP; this comes from the coding sequence ATGAAAAAACGCGCCGCCATTCTCCTGCTGGTCGCCGGATTGCTCTCCGCCTGGGCATGGGCCCAGTCTCCGCTGGATGATCTCCGCAAAAGGGCTGAAGAAGCGCTGGGTAAGAAGAGCGGGCCCACCGACGAACGCATTGCCGCCGGATTGAAGGAAGCCCTGAGCGTGAGCACGCGGAGGGCGGTAGCTTCAACGGGGCGCGTTGACGGGTTCCTGAAGAATGCGGCCATTAAGATTCTGCTGCCGGAAAAACTGCGCAACGTTGGCAAAGGCATGCGCCTCATGGGCATGGGGCGGCAGGTGGACGCCCTTGAGATCGGTATGAACCGCGCCGCAGAGCAGGCCGCACCGGCCGCCAAGCAGATATTTATCGATGCTGTAAGTAAGATGACAATCGCAGACGCGCGCCAGATCCTTTCCGGCGGCGATACAGCAGCCACAGAGTATTTCAAGACCGCCAGCACGGAACAATTGACGGCGGCCTTTTCCCCGATTGTGCACCAAGCCATGGAAAATGTGGGCGTTGTAAGGCAATACAATCAACTGATGCAGAACCCGATTGCCGCGCGCGTGGCGGACAGTGAAGGCTTCAATATCGATCAATATGTTGTCGGCAAAACCATGGACGGGCTCTTTTACGTGATGGGTGAAGAAGAACGCAAGATTCGCAAGGATCCCGCAGCGCAAACAACGGCCCTGCTGCGTGAAATTTTCGGTAAGAAGCAAAATCCATAA
- a CDS encoding transketolase — translation MAIIDSADGKTLTKHSIDELKEQAALMRGYSLTALCAAGSGHAGGTLSIMDVAAALYLRCAEHDPRNPDWKMRDRIIWSAGHKAPALYTGLAFSAYFDKEDMMSLRKLGSAFQGHPHRMKLPGVEVSTGSLGQGLSMAVGVALAQKMDRIPAKTFCIMGDGEQQEGQIWEAAMEAAHYKLDNLIGIIDQNQLQIDGPVADVMNIDPLDEKYRSFGWHVLRVNGHDMEEIVEALECVKQVPAGRPTVLICYTIKGKGVSFMENQPGWHGRAPNIQELEKALAELHLDGKLPVTELLASARTFQDKVDTRLEIKMPTFSSGYWWNSAPTMKVEMRPTRAGFGEALRAAGDDPRVCCLGLDISGSITINEFYANNPERKKRWLSMGIAEQSATSVAAGLAREGKLPVFGTYATFAAARNLDQIRTSVCYGNFNVMIAGAHGGVSVGPDGATHQALEDCSAMMSLPNMTVVAPCDAVETRKATTTLLLNHVGPKYIRFAREATPVVTKEDAPFVVGKANVLRLRRESGRMIDAFEHVLAEEYVSEDEDLTILACGPMVPEAMRAAWILKNEFGYETRVINMHTLKPLDEAAVVRAARETGIIVTAEEHQIGALAWRVSGVITASKELYGKPVLTGAIGVQDRFGDSGAPWELIKEFEVSAEHIAAKGKELMAVKLKAMRPHLLEEFALEEALATSN, via the coding sequence ATGGCCATCATCGACTCAGCTGACGGCAAGACTCTTACAAAACATTCCATCGACGAGCTGAAGGAACAAGCTGCCCTGATGCGCGGTTATAGCTTAACAGCCCTTTGCGCGGCGGGTTCAGGCCACGCCGGCGGGACGCTTTCTATCATGGACGTTGCCGCAGCGCTTTATCTCCGCTGCGCTGAGCACGACCCCCGGAATCCAGACTGGAAGATGCGCGACCGCATTATCTGGTCTGCCGGGCACAAAGCCCCTGCGCTCTATACGGGCCTGGCATTCTCCGCCTACTTCGATAAAGAAGACATGATGTCGCTGCGCAAGCTTGGCTCGGCGTTTCAGGGGCACCCGCATCGCATGAAACTGCCCGGTGTTGAAGTTTCCACCGGATCGCTGGGGCAGGGACTGAGCATGGCCGTGGGCGTGGCGCTGGCACAGAAGATGGACCGCATTCCGGCGAAGACTTTTTGCATCATGGGCGATGGCGAGCAGCAGGAGGGCCAGATCTGGGAAGCGGCCATGGAAGCCGCGCATTACAAACTGGACAACCTGATCGGCATTATCGACCAGAACCAGCTCCAGATTGATGGTCCTGTGGCCGACGTAATGAACATTGATCCTCTCGACGAAAAATATCGCAGCTTTGGCTGGCACGTGTTGCGTGTGAATGGGCATGATATGGAGGAGATCGTCGAAGCGCTGGAGTGCGTGAAGCAGGTGCCCGCCGGCCGTCCGACGGTGTTGATCTGTTACACGATCAAAGGCAAAGGCGTGAGCTTCATGGAAAACCAGCCGGGATGGCATGGCCGCGCACCCAACATCCAGGAGTTGGAGAAAGCCCTGGCAGAACTCCATCTCGACGGCAAGCTGCCCGTTACGGAATTGCTTGCTTCCGCACGGACCTTTCAAGATAAGGTGGATACCAGACTTGAGATAAAAATGCCAACGTTCAGCTCCGGCTACTGGTGGAATTCCGCGCCGACCATGAAGGTTGAAATGCGTCCGACACGCGCTGGTTTTGGAGAAGCCCTGCGTGCCGCTGGCGACGATCCCCGTGTCTGCTGCCTGGGTCTGGACATCAGCGGTTCCATCACCATTAATGAGTTCTACGCCAACAATCCTGAGCGAAAGAAGCGCTGGCTGAGCATGGGAATTGCCGAGCAGTCGGCCACCTCCGTTGCTGCGGGTCTGGCGCGCGAAGGCAAGCTGCCCGTCTTTGGCACCTACGCCACTTTTGCCGCGGCGCGCAACCTTGATCAGATCCGCACTTCTGTCTGTTACGGAAATTTCAACGTGATGATTGCCGGCGCGCATGGCGGCGTAAGCGTTGGGCCGGACGGCGCAACGCACCAGGCGCTGGAAGATTGTTCAGCAATGATGAGCCTGCCGAACATGACCGTGGTGGCGCCTTGCGATGCCGTTGAGACACGCAAGGCCACCACCACGCTACTCTTGAATCATGTGGGACCAAAGTACATCCGCTTTGCCCGTGAAGCCACGCCAGTCGTAACGAAAGAAGATGCGCCTTTTGTTGTGGGCAAGGCCAACGTGCTGCGACTGCGGCGGGAATCAGGCAGGATGATCGATGCCTTTGAGCATGTTCTGGCGGAGGAGTATGTGTCCGAGGATGAAGATCTGACCATCCTCGCCTGTGGGCCCATGGTGCCTGAAGCCATGCGCGCTGCTTGGATCTTAAAGAATGAATTTGGCTATGAAACCCGCGTGATCAACATGCATACGCTCAAGCCTCTGGACGAAGCCGCAGTGGTGCGAGCGGCCCGCGAAACGGGAATCATCGTAACGGCAGAAGAACACCAGATAGGCGCGCTGGCATGGCGCGTCAGTGGCGTCATCACCGCCAGCAAAGAGCTTTATGGCAAGCCCGTCCTGACAGGCGCAATTGGCGTGCAAGATCGGTTTGGAGATAGCGGCGCTCCGTGGGAGCTGATCAAGGAATTTGAGGTCAGCGCGGAGCACATTGCGGCAAAGGGCAAAGAACTAATGGCCGTCAAGCTTAAGGCGATGCGTCCGCACCTGCTGGAAGAGTTTGCGCTGGAAGAAGCCCTGGCAACCAGCAATTGA
- a CDS encoding helix-turn-helix domain-containing protein, whose protein sequence is MSRENITVRVGKRLRYLREQAGLSQGEMAHQFGIDRGNISEWENAKVCPSLPMLETLARGFKITISKLLQGV, encoded by the coding sequence GTGTCAAGGGAAAATATCACGGTTCGGGTTGGCAAGCGGCTCCGCTATTTGCGAGAGCAAGCCGGACTGAGCCAGGGCGAGATGGCGCACCAGTTTGGAATTGACAGGGGAAACATATCAGAGTGGGAAAATGCCAAGGTCTGCCCGTCTCTTCCGATGCTTGAGACGTTGGCCCGAGGATTCAAAATAACAATATCGAAGCTGCTACAGGGCGTGTAA
- a CDS encoding molybdopterin-dependent oxidoreductase: MTNENHETVHHRICPFCEACCGLEITVAEGRVKRIRGHAADVFSHGYLCPKGVALKDLHEDPDRLRKPLIKRNGRFEEATWDEAFEEIERRLPPIIAKHGADSVALTLGNPIVHKLALLLYAPRLGRALGSKNVFSASTLDQMPKHLSCGLMFGDFLSIPVPDIERTDFLLMLGANPMVSNGSLWTVPNFRDKAKALRARGGRLVVVDPRRTETADVADEHIFIRPGGDAFLLLGMVHTLFAEKLVRLGRLAEHIAGVEVLESAVAGFAAEKVSARCGISAETIRALARSLAVAKHAVVYGRVGTCTQEYGTLCSWLIDVLNILTGHFDEPGGAMFPKAAALQSNSMGKPGMGKGGGTGRRKSRVSGAPEVLGEFPMNCLAEEIQTPGEGQVKALITVASNPALSSPNGERLAAAMDQLEFMVSLDIYLNETSRHADVILPGTSPLEDSHYDVAFSQLSYRNHARYSHPVFPRTSDRPEEWQVLLRLIGIIQGKGATADINQIDDELLMDDLRRTAGPFAEQVFQAGSQRRGAERLLDLGLRAGPYGDQFGMKPDGLNLDKVEAAEGGIHLGALEPRVPEMLRTPSGKIELAPAMLIDDLKRPAADFGRSIPDLVIVGRRQLHGNNSWMHNLPVLAKGAARCIALVNPKDAARLGLEDGGRARIAHDGRSVEADVEITDEMMPGVISLPHGWGHDQPGTQLEVAAANPGANLNALMDENRRDPLSGNAVLSGMEVEMRPVAARVLTGQAR; this comes from the coding sequence ATGACCAATGAAAACCACGAAACCGTCCACCATCGGATCTGCCCTTTTTGTGAAGCTTGCTGCGGCCTTGAAATTACCGTGGCTGAAGGCCGCGTGAAGCGCATTCGGGGGCACGCTGCCGATGTCTTTAGCCATGGCTATCTCTGTCCTAAAGGCGTGGCGCTTAAGGACCTGCATGAAGATCCTGACCGCCTGCGCAAACCGTTGATCAAACGCAACGGACGCTTTGAGGAAGCCACATGGGATGAGGCTTTCGAGGAGATTGAGCGCCGCTTGCCGCCGATCATCGCCAAACACGGAGCGGATTCGGTCGCTTTGACGCTGGGAAATCCCATTGTCCACAAACTTGCGCTGCTGCTTTATGCGCCGCGTCTCGGTAGAGCCCTGGGATCGAAGAATGTTTTTTCCGCATCCACGCTGGACCAGATGCCCAAGCATCTTTCCTGCGGCCTGATGTTTGGTGACTTCCTTTCTATTCCTGTGCCGGACATCGAGCGTACTGACTTTCTGCTGATGCTGGGCGCCAATCCCATGGTCTCCAATGGAAGTCTCTGGACTGTGCCGAATTTCCGCGATAAGGCCAAGGCCCTGCGTGCGCGTGGCGGGCGGCTGGTTGTCGTCGATCCCAGGCGCACCGAGACGGCCGACGTAGCCGATGAGCATATCTTTATTCGTCCTGGCGGCGACGCATTTCTGCTGCTTGGCATGGTGCATACTCTCTTCGCGGAAAAGTTGGTAAGGCTTGGCCGGTTGGCGGAGCATATTGCCGGCGTTGAAGTGCTCGAAAGCGCTGTTGCCGGCTTTGCTGCGGAAAAAGTTTCTGCCCGTTGCGGAATTTCTGCCGAAACAATCCGCGCTTTGGCCCGCTCGCTGGCGGTTGCGAAACATGCGGTGGTATATGGACGCGTGGGCACGTGCACACAAGAGTATGGAACGCTGTGCAGCTGGCTGATCGACGTGCTGAACATTCTTACCGGACACTTTGACGAGCCGGGCGGCGCCATGTTTCCCAAAGCGGCTGCGTTGCAATCGAACAGCATGGGCAAGCCGGGAATGGGCAAAGGGGGGGGCACGGGCAGACGCAAGAGCCGCGTCTCTGGAGCGCCGGAAGTATTGGGCGAATTTCCCATGAATTGCCTGGCGGAGGAAATCCAGACTCCGGGCGAGGGCCAGGTAAAAGCGCTGATAACGGTAGCGAGCAACCCAGCTCTGTCATCGCCCAACGGCGAGCGTCTTGCGGCGGCAATGGACCAGTTGGAATTCATGGTGAGTCTGGACATTTATCTGAACGAGACCTCACGCCATGCTGACGTGATTTTGCCGGGAACGTCACCGCTGGAAGATTCGCATTATGACGTGGCGTTCTCGCAGCTTTCTTATCGTAATCACGCTCGTTACAGCCATCCTGTGTTCCCTCGCACATCTGACCGTCCTGAAGAGTGGCAAGTGCTCTTGCGGCTGATTGGGATTATTCAAGGAAAAGGCGCTACGGCAGACATCAACCAGATTGACGATGAATTGCTGATGGACGATCTGCGACGCACAGCCGGACCCTTTGCCGAACAGGTTTTCCAAGCAGGTTCGCAGCGGCGCGGCGCAGAGCGGTTGCTGGATCTCGGTCTGCGCGCCGGGCCTTACGGCGATCAGTTTGGCATGAAGCCGGATGGACTTAACCTGGATAAAGTTGAAGCGGCGGAAGGCGGAATCCATCTTGGCGCGCTCGAACCGCGCGTACCGGAGATGCTGCGAACGCCCTCAGGAAAAATTGAACTCGCACCTGCCATGCTGATTGATGACCTCAAGCGGCCAGCGGCTGATTTCGGACGGTCGATTCCGGATCTTGTGATCGTTGGACGACGCCAGCTTCACGGCAACAATAGCTGGATGCACAATCTCCCCGTCCTGGCCAAAGGCGCGGCGCGATGCATTGCCCTGGTGAATCCCAAGGATGCTGCGCGGCTCGGTCTGGAAGACGGCGGGAGAGCGCGCATCGCGCATGACGGCCGCTCCGTTGAAGCGGACGTGGAAATTACCGACGAGATGATGCCGGGAGTTATCAGCCTTCCGCACGGATGGGGCCACGATCAACCCGGCACACAACTTGAAGTGGCTGCTGCAAATCCCGGCGCCAACCTGAACGCGCTGATGGATGAGAACCGCCGCGATCCGCTTTCCGGCAATGCCGTGCTCAGCGGCATGGAAGTTGAGATGAGGCCTGTGGCAGCCCGCGTCTTAACGGGGCAGGCGCGGTAA